One genomic segment of Styela clava chromosome 3, kaStyClav1.hap1.2, whole genome shotgun sequence includes these proteins:
- the LOC120342481 gene encoding long-chain-fatty-acid--CoA ligase 4-like: MSSKTRAKPTTSNDPGSPYRCVESFNDLVLSDYDGERTIDRVFEVAVRKYGNCQSLGTRELLSEADEKQPDGKVFKKATFGDYKWLTLKEVSLKVENLARGIGALGVQPGQNVAIFLETQREWMIAAQACFRYNFPLVTVYATLGEDGITYALNQTEAHCVITSGNLLMTKLKNCLSSLPSLRTIIYVDSGNKVADIPDEIQLKSYPEVENLGSSPQGQTIKRQSTSADDLAIIMYTSGTTGNPKGVMISHGNFVAAMSGISSRIPNLSTEDTYIAYLPLAHVLELAAETILLCGGAGIGYSSPLTLTDRSSRIKSGTKGDASVLRPTLMAAVPEIMERMRKALMQAIQEFGFIRQNVFHYAYNYKLSCVEHGQDTPTLNRFVFKNTKGLLGGRVRAMLCGGAPLDAQTQRFMNVCMCCPVGQGYGLTETCGAGTITQVLTDHSTGTVGPPIPSAEIKLVSWEEGGYFPSNKPHAQGEVWIGGPIISQGYYKNEEKTAEDFYVDEDGQRWFKTGDIGEILDDGSLKIIDRKKDLVKLSHGEYIAVGNIESKLKASPLMDNVWIYANGMHPTAMAFIVPNEKAFMALAANKGLNSKSMEELCNNSEMEQEMKKALLQACKVAKLQKFEIPQKMAVEPEPWTPEAGLITSAFKLKRKALTEHYAAKIEENFPHSKQTV; the protein is encoded by the coding sequence ATGTCTAGCAAGACGAGGGCAAAGCCGACCACAAGCAACGACCCGGGTTCTCCCTATCGATGCGTGGAAAGTTTTAACGATCTTGTTTTGTCGGATTACGACGGAGAACGAACGATCGATCGAGTTTTTGAAGTCGCTGTCAGAAAATATGGAAATTGCCAATCTCTCGGAACAAGAGAACTGCTATCAGAAGCCGACGAAAAACAGCCAGACGGAAAAGTATTCAAAAAGGCAACATTTGGTGACTATAAGTGGTTGACTTTGAAAGAAGTAAGCTTGAAAGTAGAAAATCTTGCCAGGGGAATTGGAGCGCTCGGTGTCCAACCAGGTCAAAATGTAGCAATATTCTTGGAAACGCAAAGAGAATGGATGATTGCCGCGCAAGCATGTTTCAGATACAACTTTCCACTCGTCACTGTATATGCAACGCTGGGCGAAGATGGAATTACATATGCACTAAATCAAACGGAGGCACATTGCGTAATTACCAGTGGAAATCTGTTAATGACCAAGTTGAAGAATTGCTTGAGTAGTTTGCCTAGCTTGAGAACAATTATCTATGTAGATTCAGGAAACAAAGTTGCAGACATCCCGGATGAAATTCAGTTGAAAAGCTATCCCGAAGTTGAAAACCTTGGTAGCTCTCCACAGGGTCAAACTATCAAACGACAGTCGACCTCAGCTGACGATCTTGCTATTATTATGTACACCAGTGGAACAACAGGGAACCCAAAAGGAGTGATGATAAGTCATGGAAATTTTGTCGCTGCAATGTCCGGTATATCTTCTCGTATTCCCAACCTTTCAACAGAAGACACATATATCGCATATCTACCTTTAGCCCACGTACTGGAGCTTGCAGCAGAAACAATTCTGCTCTGTGGTGGCGCTGGAATTGGTTATTCCTCACCTTTAACACTGACCGACAGATCAAGTAGGATAAAGTCCGGAACAAAAGGAGATGCAAGTGTCTTACGTCCAACTCTGATGGCTGCTGTGCCAGAAATAATGGAACGCATGAGGAAAGCATTAATGCAAGCCATTCAAGAATTTGGTTTTATCCGACAAAATGTTTTTCACTATGCATACAACTACAAACTCAGCTGTGTGGAACATGGCCAAGACACTCCGACACTCAACAGATTTGTATTCAAAAACACGAAAGGACTTCTTGGAGGCAGAGTACGAGCTATGCTATGTGGTGGGGCACCACTCGATGCACAAACACAGAGATTCATGAATGTATGTATGTGCTGTCCAGTAGGACAAGGGTACGGTTTAACAGAAACATGTGGGGCGGGGACAATAACACAAGTCTTAACAGATCACTCAACTGGAACCGTAGGTCCACCAATCCCAAGTGCAGAAATAAAGCTTGTTTCGTGGGAAGAAGGTGGATACTTCCCATCAAACAAGCCTCATGCACAGGGAGAGGTGTGGATCGGAGGACCAATCATCTCCCAGGGATActataaaaatgaagaaaagactGCAGAAGATTTTTATGTTGATGAAGATGGCCAGAGATGGTTTAAAACAGGCGATATTGGAGAGATTTTAGATGATGGAAGCCTAAAGATTATTGATAGGAAAAAGGATCTTGTTAAACTGTCACATGGTGAATACATAGCTGTTGGAAACATTGAATCAAAATTGAAAGCATCACCGCTCATGGACAATGTTTGGATATATGCAAATGGAATGCACCCAACCGCGATGGCTTTTATTGTGCCAAACGAGAAAGCCTTCATGGCATTGGCTGCCAACAAAGGTTTAAATTCAAAAAGCATGGAGGAACTATGCAACAATTCAGAAATGGAGCAGGAAATGAAAAAAGCGCTATTGCAAGCATGTAAAGTCGCAAAgcttcaaaaatttgaaattccacAAAAAATGGCTGTAGAGCCGGAGCCATGGACGCCAGAGGCAGGGCTAATTACTTCAGCATTTAAGCTAAAACGCAAAGCTCTTACTGAACACTATGCCGCCAAAATTGAAGAGAACTTCCCCCATTCAAAACAAACAGTTTAG